From Streptomyces sp. HUAS MG91, the proteins below share one genomic window:
- the adhE gene encoding bifunctional acetaldehyde-CoA/alcohol dehydrogenase yields MDAKGMVDELVTGALEALARFETFDQEQVDHIVKKASLAALSHHGDLAKSAVEETGRGVFEDKAVKNLFASEHVVNSMRGLKTAGVISRDEINGVTEIAEPVGVICAMTPVTNPTSTTVFKALIALKTRNPIVFAFHPSAQKSSAEAARIVRDAAVAAGAPENCVQWIEQPSMEATGFLMNHEGVSTILATGGNAMVRAAYSCGKPALGVGAGNVPAYVAKDAKLGRAIHDIVLSKAFDNGMICASEQAVILDQEIYEDGIAELRRLQAHVLTAAEKTKLEEFVFGTTAYGTDCAGAKLNASVVGKPATWIAEQAGFEVPADTSILVAECAEVGPAEPLTREKLSPILAALKARDTEHGLELAAQMVEFNGLGHSAAIHTESEELAEEFGRRVKAIRVIVNSPSTFGGIGDVYNAFLPSLTLGCGSYGHNSVSNNVSAVNLVNIKRIGRRNTNMQWYKIPPKIYFERNAVKYLGEMDGVSRVSLVTDRTMGAIGFVQKITDILNARPLPVTVQVIDNVEPNPELATVQAGAAAMRDFRPDTIIALGGGSPMDAAKIMWLMYEHPEIEFADTKEKFFDIRKRAYTFPQLGEKAKLVAIPTTSGTGSEVTPFAVISDPEAAQKYPLADYALTPNVAIIDPMLPMNLPPTVTADSGFDALTHATEAYVSVYANDFTDGQCLQAIKLIFENLEACVKDGAKAPEAREKMHNASTIAGMAFANAFLGLVHAMAHTLGNTFHVAHGRTNALLLPHVIRHNGTVSYKATPWPKAETYRAPERLQEIAKMLGLPAATPEEGVESYARAVEELRDRCGIPASFAAEGVDESAFLRALPQQAMNAYADQCAPANPRMPMIDDMQQLMRQAYYGNREGTPTA; encoded by the coding sequence GTGGATGCCAAGGGGATGGTCGACGAACTGGTCACCGGCGCGCTGGAGGCGCTCGCCCGGTTCGAGACGTTCGACCAAGAGCAGGTCGACCACATCGTCAAGAAGGCGTCCCTCGCGGCGCTGAGCCACCACGGCGACCTGGCGAAGAGCGCCGTCGAGGAGACCGGGCGCGGGGTCTTCGAGGACAAGGCGGTCAAGAACCTCTTCGCGAGCGAGCACGTCGTGAACTCGATGCGCGGCCTGAAGACCGCCGGCGTCATCTCGCGCGACGAGATCAACGGCGTCACCGAGATCGCCGAACCGGTCGGCGTCATCTGCGCGATGACCCCCGTCACCAACCCGACCTCCACGACGGTCTTCAAGGCGCTGATCGCGCTCAAGACCCGTAACCCGATCGTCTTCGCCTTCCACCCCAGCGCCCAGAAGTCCTCGGCCGAGGCCGCCCGGATCGTGCGCGACGCCGCCGTCGCCGCCGGCGCCCCCGAGAACTGCGTGCAGTGGATCGAACAGCCCTCCATGGAGGCCACCGGCTTCCTGATGAACCACGAGGGCGTCTCCACCATCCTCGCCACCGGTGGGAACGCCATGGTCAGGGCCGCCTACTCATGCGGCAAGCCGGCCCTCGGCGTCGGCGCGGGCAACGTCCCCGCCTACGTCGCCAAGGACGCCAAGCTGGGCCGCGCCATCCACGACATCGTCCTGTCCAAGGCCTTCGACAACGGCATGATCTGCGCCTCCGAGCAGGCCGTCATCCTCGATCAGGAGATCTACGAGGACGGCATCGCCGAGCTGCGCCGGCTCCAGGCCCACGTGCTGACCGCCGCCGAGAAGACCAAGCTGGAGGAGTTCGTCTTCGGCACGACCGCCTACGGCACCGACTGCGCGGGCGCCAAGCTGAACGCCTCCGTCGTCGGCAAGCCCGCCACCTGGATCGCCGAGCAGGCCGGCTTCGAGGTCCCCGCCGACACCTCGATCCTCGTCGCCGAATGCGCCGAGGTCGGCCCCGCCGAACCGCTCACCCGCGAGAAGCTGTCCCCGATCCTCGCCGCGCTCAAGGCCCGCGACACCGAGCACGGCCTCGAACTCGCCGCGCAGATGGTCGAGTTCAACGGCCTGGGCCACTCGGCCGCCATCCACACCGAGTCCGAGGAACTGGCCGAGGAGTTCGGCCGGCGCGTCAAGGCGATCCGCGTCATCGTCAACTCGCCCTCCACCTTCGGCGGCATCGGCGACGTCTACAACGCCTTCCTCCCGTCGCTGACCCTGGGCTGCGGCTCCTACGGCCACAACTCGGTCTCCAACAACGTCTCGGCGGTCAACCTCGTCAACATCAAGCGGATCGGGCGGCGCAACACCAACATGCAGTGGTACAAGATCCCGCCGAAGATCTACTTCGAGCGGAACGCCGTCAAGTACCTCGGCGAGATGGACGGCGTCAGCCGCGTCAGCCTCGTGACCGACAGGACGATGGGCGCCATCGGCTTCGTCCAGAAGATCACCGACATCCTGAACGCCCGCCCGCTGCCCGTCACCGTCCAGGTCATCGACAACGTCGAGCCCAACCCCGAGCTGGCCACCGTCCAGGCGGGCGCCGCCGCCATGCGGGACTTCCGCCCCGACACGATCATCGCGCTCGGCGGCGGCTCGCCGATGGACGCCGCGAAGATCATGTGGCTGATGTACGAGCACCCGGAGATCGAGTTCGCGGACACGAAGGAGAAGTTCTTCGACATCCGCAAGCGGGCCTACACCTTCCCGCAGCTGGGGGAGAAGGCGAAGCTCGTCGCGATCCCGACCACCTCCGGCACCGGCTCCGAGGTCACCCCCTTCGCCGTCATCTCCGACCCCGAGGCCGCCCAGAAGTACCCCCTCGCCGACTACGCGCTCACCCCGAACGTCGCGATCATCGACCCGATGCTCCCGATGAACCTCCCGCCGACCGTCACCGCCGACTCCGGCTTCGACGCGCTGACCCACGCCACCGAGGCGTACGTCTCCGTCTACGCCAACGACTTCACCGACGGCCAGTGCCTTCAGGCCATCAAGCTCATCTTCGAGAACCTGGAAGCGTGCGTGAAGGACGGCGCCAAGGCCCCCGAGGCGCGCGAGAAGATGCACAACGCGTCGACCATCGCGGGCATGGCCTTCGCCAACGCCTTCCTCGGCCTGGTGCACGCCATGGCCCACACCCTCGGCAACACCTTCCACGTCGCCCACGGCCGCACCAACGCCCTGCTGCTGCCGCACGTCATCCGGCACAACGGCACGGTGTCCTACAAGGCGACCCCGTGGCCCAAGGCCGAGACCTACCGGGCGCCCGAGCGGCTCCAGGAGATCGCGAAGATGCTGGGCCTGCCGGCCGCGACCCCGGAAGAGGGCGTGGAATCGTACGCCAGGGCCGTCGAGGAACTGCGCGACCGGTGCGGCATCCCCGCCTCGTTCGCCGCCGAGGGCGTCGACGAGAGCGCCTTCCTCCGGGCGCTGCCCCAGCAGGCCATGAACGCCTACGCCGACCAGTGCGCGCCCGCCAACCCGCGGATGCCGATGATCGACGACATGCAGCAGCTGATGCGGCAGGCGTACTACGGGAACCGGGAGGGCACGCCCACCGCGTGA